The genomic interval GGACCCAGAAACCGCAGAAGCCATGGTGGCAGGATGAGTGGGAGGTGCCACGAGAGTCGCTGAAGCTGGTGGAGAAGCTGGGAGCGGGGCAGTTTGGAGAAGTTTGGATGGGTGAGTCACAGTGAAACTGGGGTGCTTCCTCCTGGATGAGGACGCTGGTGTAGGCAGCGTCAACCGGGCCCCACGGCATCCTCGGGCTGGGGAGGGGTCCAGCTGGGGTGTCGCATGGAGCAGCCAGCACACCCCCAAGCGTGAGACCTTGGCTTTTCACAAGACccctgggagaagggagaaaaccaGCAGCTAAAACAGCCCAGGGGCAGCTCTGGTTTACTGAAAGCCCCCCAGGCTTCCCCCTGTCTCCCACCCCTAGCCACTCGGACCCCTGCGCTGCCGCCCAAGCAGGCACCCGCTGCCCTGATGGGCGTGCTGGTGGAGGTGTGTGCACAGGGGCTGCACCATGTCTTCGCGAGCTGGGCTCTCTCGCCCTCAGAGCAGATGCAGCCACAATAAGGCTGTCGCTGCGGTTGTCACTGCAAcgctgggagcagctggaggctCAGAGGCAGCGCGGAGCCTTGAGCGTGCTGTGATCCAGCCACAAAAGCACCTCCTGCTCCTCGGGTGCCACATGGGGAAGACACTGGGGCCGCCCTGCTCCTCTCCATCCTACCCCGCAGGCTCAGAGCGGGGTCCCTGCCTTCGCTCCCATGGGTGCTGGCTGTCCTGTGAAGTCCCCTCCAGGTACCCAGCAGAAGCCTGGCTTCAGCATCgctgcccagctcccccagctgccctctggTTCAAAGCCCAGCAACCAGCAGCTTCCTTTCCTCCGTGTGGCTGAAAGCCACATCTAAAAGTCTCTGCCTGGTGGGTTAAAATGTGGTTACAGGTTTTTGCCCAGGTGGCCAGCACGGAGCTATGATTGTCCCCAGATGTCCTCTGGCAGTCTTCCAGGGTGCGAGGTCCTCTGCCCCTCATCAGCCAGCCTTTGCCATCTCAAACATCTCTTGCTTGCGCAGTCTCGGGTTGGGATGCGCTAGATCTGCAGTCTCCACGCTTGCCCCCTTGGCTGGCACCGCTATTGCCACGTGTCCCCCCGCCGTGCCTGATGATGGGGTCCCTCTCCCCATCATGCTGTGCCCCATCTCTCCACAGGCTTCTACAATGGCCACACTAAGGTGGCCATCAAAAACCTGAAGCAGGGCAGCATGTCACCCAGTGCCTTCCTGGCGGAGGCCAACCTCATGAAGAACCTGCAGCACCCGCGGCTGGTGCGGCTCTACGCCGTGGTGACGAAGGAACCCATCTACATCATCACGGAGTACATGGAGAAGGGTGAGGGCACCCAGGCTGGGGTGGCTGGCGGctggggtgagggtgggggtggctgggggctgTGAAGAGCCACAGTCATTCGGCTCCTAGCTGTTCCTATCCAGTGGTCAGTGCTGGCTTATGTGTCTTGAGCTGCTTTTGGTATCATTTCCCCCTCTCCTCACTCTGCCTTTGCATCACAGCTGTCCCACTGGCTGGGAGCTCGGGGGtcagccctggcaggggggaaaggaccctgcaggcaggctggtCTCCTGCCCAtttgctcctgcctgccttccccgGGGGTTGCaagctgcccagccccacattTGGTGTTGCCATAGGGGACAGTGCCCTGGTGACCCCACCACCATGATGCCCAGCTCCAACAGATGCCGGGGTGGGAGGCAGTGTGTGTGCTTGCTGCTGAGATCTGCTGCCTTCATTGCAGGCAGCCTCGTGGACTTCCTCAAGACCTCGGAAGGAATCAAGCTCAGCATCAACAAACTGCTAGACATGGCTGCACAGGTCAGGGGGTGACAgagctgtggagctgctggtggggagggctctgctggggctggagctggtgctgccctgctTGGGCTGGTGGCTATTAATTGCAATTCCTCCAAACCACAGATTGCTGAAGGCATGGCCTTCATTGAGGCCAAGAACTACATCCACCGCGACTTGCGGGCTGCCAACATCCTCGTATCGGACACCTTGGGCTGCAAAATCGCCGACTTCGGGCTGGCCCGCCTCATCGAGGACAATGAGTACACGGCTCGTGAAGGTGTGTCCCCAGCCGAGCCCTGCTTTTGGGGTGCACACAGCTCAGGGCCATGGGGAACCCCCACCCAGCCAATTCTGGGGGCCCCCACGGTGCTCCGGGAGCTGCAGGACTGCATGCAGCCACGGGAGAAGGAAGCAGGCGGGGGTGCAGACAGCCTTCTCTCCACTCCATCTCCCCGCAGGCAGagagggggctgcggggccctGCGTGCCCACCCGACACTGCTTTTGGTGGGGTGACAGCCCTACCTGGTGGCTACTGCTGGAACAGGCCCGCTGCAGGGGTGCTAGCCCATTCTGGGGGCTCTGTAGCCAGCCAAGTAGCAGGGGGGCAGAAGGGCTGGCTGCCACCAAACCCAGCTTGTCCCCAGGCATATAGCAGGGACAGAGGCTGACTCAGGGTTGTCATATCAGATTAGGCAGAGAGGGGCATTTTCAGCTCAGCCACAAcgttttattttctcccctcctgctgTTTTTCAGGGGCTAAATTCCCCATTAAGTGGACGGCGCCGGAGGCTATTAATTATGGGACGTTCACGATTAAGTCTGATGTCTGGTCATTCGGCATCCTGCTCACGGAGATCGTCACCTATGGCCGGATCCCATATCCAGGTCAGgatttcccagcagctgcacgACAGAAGGGCTGGCACACGCACGCAAGCGCACACCCACGAGTGTGTGCATGCACTCCTGCACGCACACACGCTCCCAGCCGCCCCATCTggctcccttccctgccagcccGCGATGGTTTCGACCGTTTCCCGATGCACatggccagccccagcccaaaAGCCACTGGGGgtttcagaggcagcagagggtGAAAGGAAGTTTCCCGGTGGGATTTGCAAACGTAGGGTGCTACCTGTGACCTGGGGGTGATCCAAATTCAGTGCTGTGCGTGTTGTCCTCACAGGGATGACCAACCCCGAGGTGATACAGAACCTGGAGCGTGGTTACCGCATGCCGCAGCCAGACAACTGCCCACAGGAGCTGTATGAACTGATGATGCAGTGCTGGAAGGAGAGGCCTGAGGAACGTCCCACCTTCGAGTACATGAAAAGCGTGCTGGAGGACTTCTTCACTGCCACCGAGGGCCAGTACCAACAGCAACCGTGAggaccccagcagcagcagagacaccCTTGTGTTGGGGTGCCCAGGGGTGCTCCCCCTGCACCAGGTCCCCACAGATTCCACACGTATTGCCCCGGGGCATTGGCGAACACTGCCTGGACCTCAGCAGTAAAGATTTGAAGTGCTTCGAATCTTGGGAGCAGCAGATTTCAGCCCCCCCAGAAGGCGATGGAAGGCCAAAGCCGACAAGTGACTCCAAGGAGTGGAGGGCTGGCACGTGGGGGGCTCCGTGGGGGGCCCGGTGGGTGCCCACCACACCATGCCTGCACTTGCCTGGGGGCAAATCCagcctccagccccacagcaggctGCTTGGGGGCCACACCAGCCCTCTCAGGCCCCTCTGGCTGGGCCTCGCCTCCTCCTTCATCCCCGGTGATGGCAGGTGGCCCCTGGCAAGCAATGGCCACCCCAGCCCTTGGCTGTGGGATGCTCCTTCTCCTGCCATGGTGTTGCCGGGACCTGCCCCGTAACCGCCGTTGGGTTTTGGGGAAATAAAGGCCTTTGCAGCGGCGGTGGCCGTGGGGCCTCCCTGAACCCTGGGGAGGACAGGCCAGCGGGGTGATGCCCTCAGGGGACAGACCCCCCTTCACACCAACCCCACCccggggtgctgctgggggccCCAGGCCACTCTCACGCTGACCCCGGCTCTGTGAGACCCCCACGGCCCCGCTCTTGCCGACCCCGGTGGGACAAGCCAGGGCCGAGGCCTGGGGGCAGGTGGAGGCCTCTACCGTGtgtcctccccccccccgcccctccgccgGGATGGTTCAGCCCCACCTGGCATTTCCCCCCACTCTCCCCCGGGAATGGTTCCGCCCCACCCACGGGGACCCTCTCCTCGtttgctccccctccccccccgcgcCTCAGCGATGGTGCAGCCCGCGCGGCTCCGCCCCCGCTGCAGTGGTACAGCCCAGGCACCCCGCCGCTCCGCCTAGCCTGCTAGCTCCTCCGCGTCCGCTCTCTCCCGCCGCCGCGTTTTCCTATTGGCCGATGGGAGGGAGAGGGCGGAGCGGCGCTCTCCGATAGGTCGGGAGCCGCGCGGgggtggggctggtggggcggcggggcccggggcccggggcgggccgggTTGGGTTGCGCGGGGCGGCGGTAGGGTCTGTCGCTGTGGGGAGGCAGGAAAATGGCGCTGACGCAGGGGACCAAGCGGAAAGTCTGCTACTACTATGACGGTGAGGGACTGTGGGGCACCGACGAGGGTCGTCCCGGAGATTGCCGGGCcgagggggctggagggggcaccggtgggggggtgaggagggcaatgggaggtgctgggggggtactggggggcactggggatggggggtgaggggttggctgggggaggggaatgGGGGGTCATTGGAGGACGTGGGTGGTGGGGGTTGCTCAGAGTGGGGGGCTCTAAGGGTATTTGGGGGGTCACTGGGAAATGTgtcggggctgggggctgccctctgggggggtgtgggggtcaGTGGGGGCGCTGGGGAGGTgtttggggggggagggatgGCTGGGGGGCAgtgagggggaagggagggctggggctgcactgGGGGTCAGAAGGATCAGGGCATGGGGGTGGGCATGGTTACCTGGGGGCTCAGCAGGGTTGAGGGAATGGGGGACACTGGAGGGCATAGGAAGGATATGGGGGATAAGGGGATACGGGATGTCCCGGGATAGGGAtaaggggagaggggggagagaCAGGGGAGCGACGTTGGGGGAGATGGGGGGAGACAGGGGAGCAGCGTTGGGGGAGATGGGAGAGAGATAGGGGAGCAGCGTTGGGGAAGATGGGAGAGAGACAGGGGAGCAGCGTTGGGGAAGATGGGAGAGAGAcaggggagcagcgctggggggaaggatggggggagacaggggagcagcgctgggGGGAAGGATGGGGGGAGACAGGGGAGCAGCATTGGGGGGAAGGATGGGGGAGAGACAGGGGAGCAGCATTGGGGGGAAGGATGGGGGAGAGACGGGAGCAGCGCTGGGGGGAAGGATGGGGGGAGACAgggcagcagcgctggggggaaggatgggggagagacaggggagcagcgctggggggaaggatgggggagagacaggggagcagcgctgggGGGAAGGATGGGGGAGAGACAGGGGAGCAGCGTTGGGGAAGATGGGAGAGAGAcaggggagcagcgctggggggaaggatggggggagacaggggagcagcgctgggGGGAAGGATGGGGGAGAGACAGGGGAGCAGCATTGGGGGGAAGGATGGGGGAGAGACGGGAGCAGCGCTGGGGGGAAGGATGGGGGGAGACAgggcagcagcgctggggggAAGGATGGGGGGAGACAgggcagcagcgctggggggaaggatgggggagagacagggcagcagcgctggggggaaggatgggggagagacaggggagcagcgctggggggaaggatgggggagagacaggggagcagcgctggggggaaggatgggggagagacaggggagcagcgctggggggaaggatgggggagagacaggggagcagcgctgggGGGAAGGATGGGTGAGCAATGTTGCGGGAAGATGGGGGGAAAGATAGAGGAGCAGCACTGGGGTGAAATGGGGGGTGTAGGATAGGATGGGGAGGTATGGAGATCTATGGACTTTGGAGGTGAGGAAACGCTGGGAAGGATCCAGGATGGAACGTGGGGCTGAGAGAGGCTTTGCGAGCCATGCTGAGATGCTGAGGGTTTCTGGGAGGATGGGGAGCACTCGGGGAGATGCTGGGGGGCAGGACGGGCGGTGGGGAGGTGAAGCCTCCTTGAGCCACGTTGAGAGGAAGAGGCACTCTCGAAGCTCCCATCTGGGTCAGTGGCGTTGCTGTCAAGCAAGGGACAAACCTAAAGGTGTTAGGAGCCAGACCGAATGCATGGTTGTTTGTAGGGAGTTCCTGTGTCTAGGAGCATTGTTTAGTTCTGGCTCTGAACTTGGCTTGATTGTAGGCTGGCTTTTTTTTCGTTTATGTTCTGAGGCTGGGGAAGTGCTGCTTTGGGGCTAAATAATCATCCCGTTGGAGGAGGGAAGTAACAGGGGGGTAGAGCTGGCCAAGCCCCAAGCTGGGTATCTTGTGGGGctgccctgcttctgctgcGTAGTTTGTGGGAGAAATCCCAGTCACGTCGCCTCTGCACATTCACAGCTGCCTCCCCTTTGGAAGGGCAACTTGGTGCTTCAGTGATGGGCAAACTCATTTTTAATAGTCTGTGATCACTTTTTGTGAAAGGTATTGTGCAATTCTCTATTTCGTCATGGTTTTTAgcctgtgaaataaaataaaagaattgtcttgctgctttttcttggtAAGTGGATGTGCTCAGTGTTCAAACAGTAAAGCGGGCTCTGTTAAACAGCTGTATGTGTCAGGTATATAGTGAGGGCTTGTTTATTTCTCCAGAAAAGTAAATCTAAGCAGTAGCTTTGCAAGCTGCAGTGATAGTCCTGCGGGGTCTCTGAGTCAGCTGGTGTcatggggagggcagggcaaggAGGAGCCTGGACTAGAGCTGTGGGTGCAGTGAAACTGAGCCCGATTTCACCACACAACTGATCTCTGTGCAATACTCATCGTATCAAAACACAAGGGGATGCTGGAGCCCTGGGCCCTAAAATGCCTGGTTTAAAATTAAGAGCGCTTGTGAGTGGTGCCAGAATGCCATACCGTGTGCACATAACCTGgatgttggaaaaaaatggtcTCTGTGTCCAAACTTAGCCCCGTCCTTGGAATATAACATGTTCACAAAGAAGCGCGACGGTTTGTGAACAAGCTGTAATCTTTACAGGCACATGATGATGCCTTAAATATGAAATAACCAgtcattttgtttgaaaatgctAAGCAGAGATGCTGTCCTTGTAGTCTTTATTGCACGGTAACTACACAGAGTTAGTTTTATGCACGCTTGTCTATAGCTGCCCTCACTAATTTACTCTGTGGTGAGGTTTTAGAGCCTTCTTTCCACTGCTCTTTTACGAGCGGCTGGCAAACATCCACAGTGTGTCCTAGGGTGAAAGTGTGCTTTTATTGTCGGGGAGGGCATAATCTGCAGTTGTAGGAGGCCAGTTTGTTagggcttttattttccatgcaGGGAGGTTAGAGCAGCGCAATCTAGTGCAGTAATTCCCCGAACGGAGGTCCCTGGGCGCTGTTGTGGATGGCATGCAGGTCTCTTTCTTGAGTCATAAATTTCAGGTGGCAGGAGGGCATCCAGTGCTGGAGAAGGAAcctgagctgcagggaaggggctAGGTAAGATGAAGAGGTTGGGGAAAAGGTAGTCGGGTATCTTGAGGGTCCTTCAGGGAAATCCTGAGGGGTGCTGAGGGTATGTGCGAGCGTTTGAACTTGAACAGTGACTTCTCCTTTATTAGCTTGCCTTGTAGGACTTGCTTAACCCTAGCAGACAGGAAGAGGTGGCTGTTAGGTTCACATGCTTCTAATCTGCACTGACATCCATGAGCAGATGAGCTCGTCTGCTGCTCTGTAGAACTTGTGCTGGGATGTGTTTAGCAGAGTGAGCATGAACAGGATCTGGGAGTCAGGGTTTGCCCAGGGCATTTCACTGACAGCCTGAGGTGAAGACGATGGTGATTTTTCAAAGCTTCCTGTAGTTTTGTGCTTGTATTTTCTAGGTAGGGTCTTGAGCATCTCGTGTTGAGTTCCCCAAGGCTTGATTTAGTCTGATTTTACTGTAGGGATAGTTGCTGCAGTAAATTTTCGTGCAAAGAACACCCCATTTCACCATAGTGCCATGGACAGGTAAACTCCACCAGCAGTTTGGGTGTGGGATTTGCACCATTTGCATCTTCTTTGAAAATAGGGCCGTGTCCACAGGAGGAAAACTtactgctgtgtgctgtgggGAAGTAGCAGTTTCTCCTGAATGTTAAGATTGGTGATGAAATATTAATACTCCCAACTGAGTCACCAGCCAGACCGGATTGAATCTCCTGCTTCCTAAACCGATCAGGAGTTGTACAACTACATGAACAACTTAGGCTGGTTTCCCAAGAAAATGAGGCTTGCGCGatattgctgctgcttgtggctCTCTGCGTGTTTCCTGCTCTTGGCAGCTTTTGAGACCGTGCCTCTCACAGCAACATCAGACGGGAGGCAGAAATCTGAAAGTTAAATTTCTGGAAGTTTCATGGAAATGAGTACCCTGGGAAACcgagaggaataaaaaaaccagATAGTGGTGCCTACTGTGGGAGAGTGCAGCATGAACTCGGCTTCTGCTGGGTAGGGGAAAATCTGCACGGGGAGATGACCCGTGGGATGTATTTGCAGGAAGCTAACTTCGTTAATGCTGGTGTCCATAGGATAGCTCGTCAGGTGCGTctgtgtgggggtggggttggCAGGAACTGGGATTCTCCTGAAGGATATTTCAAGCTGTAATAAAAGGTGAAAATGATTTGAGAAGCTATAAAGCTACAGCTGCGCTGGTGTTCGCTTATTTGATGGAATTAGCTGCTTTGTATCTTGTTTCTGTCAGGTAAGTAgggagaaactgaggcaaagaggCTACGTGCTCTTGTCTGGTGAGTCATTGTCTGAGCCGAGATTAAACTTGCATGCCTCTTGGCACGCGGGTTTCTGGTCAGAGTGCAATTGCATTTCTCGGTGAAACCTGCGAGCTCTGTACATGTGAGATACCATAGTGGACCTGAACTGCCTGGAGAGGACACTGGAGAGCTGTCGTTGTCCAAGTGATGACAGGCAAATGTGGTGTCCAAAGCTCCTCCtgcccaagaaagctggagcTCCCACCTCTTAACTTGTGCAGTGTGATGCTCGTTGCTCAGACTCTACCTGGATTGCCTTCTCCAGAACTGGCATTAAAAATTTCCTTCTCTGGCTATACGCTAATTTCCAAATGTTTGTCTTATTTGAGTCTACAATAAACTTTTCTGAATCCGTGGAGATACCTGTGCAGACAAGATGGGAGACCTTATCCCCTGTGAACAGATGTGCTGCTGAAGGACAAATAAAATGACAGATAACCTGATGGCTCTTGTGGCTCGGCTGTGATTCTGTTTGAAGAAAttcatagttttcctgctgtaaCAAAATCCTTTCTGCTCCCAGGTGATGTTGGAAACTACTATTATGGCCAAGGACATCCAATGAAACCCCACAGGATCCGGATGACCCACAACCTACTGCTGAACTATGGCCTCTACAGGAAGATGGAAATATATGTAAGTGTAGGGCTGGCCATGAAGagaaatatatatgaaagatCTTAGTTTATGTTCTAATTCTGATGCTTCAGACTCGTAAGTTCTCTGTTGACAAGccaaagaggaaaggaagagaaaaaaaccccaacagttgTGCTgatgtatttctgctttcttctgattGCTTGTTGTGAGATGTTCTTTGCTTCACGTAAGCTTTGGAGACTGGAAGATTGCTTTTCTCCCTGTAacttaaatgtttcctttgtctAGATATGTAATACGTTCCAGTCTCTGGCGTTCTTGCCTTTGAAAAtaagtttcttttgtttgaggttgctggtttgattttttatttttttattttttattttttatttttttgctgctccTGGGAGTCAATCTGAGGTTGGAAATGGGGAATTAGGGAGAGAGATGTGTTTCAGAACAAgtcttgctctttttctgtccttgcaGCGCCCTCACAAGGCAAATGCGGAAGAGATGACAAAGTACCACAGTGATGACTACATAAAATTTCTGAGATCTATTCGCCCAGATAACATGT from Falco biarmicus isolate bFalBia1 chromosome 3, bFalBia1.pri, whole genome shotgun sequence carries:
- the LCK gene encoding tyrosine-protein kinase Lck isoform X2 encodes the protein MGCCCSSDYDEDWIENIDICEHCNYPIKPSSKRQRLIHNGSEVQDPLVSYEATSPPCSPLQDKLVVALYNYEPKHDGDLGLRKGEKLRILEESGEWWKAQSLTTGQEGLIPYNFVAMVNSLEPEPWFFKNISRKDAERQLLASGNTHGSFLIRESETSKGSYSLSVRDFDQNQGETVKHYKIRNMDNGGYYISPRVTFGSLHELVEYYTRSSDGLCTRLGKPCRTQKPQKPWWQDEWEVPRESLKLVEKLGAGQFGEVWMGFYNGHTKVAIKNLKQGSMSPSAFLAEANLMKNLQHPRLVRLYAVVTKEPIYIITEYMEKGSLVDFLKTSEGIKLSINKLLDMAAQIAEGMAFIEAKNYIHRDLRAANILVSDTLGCKIADFGLARLIEDNEYTAREGAKFPIKWTAPEAINYGTFTIKSDVWSFGILLTEIVTYGRIPYPGMTNPEVIQNLERGYRMPQPDNCPQELYELMMQCWKERPEERPTFEYMKSVLEDFFTATEGQYQQQP
- the LCK gene encoding tyrosine-protein kinase Lck isoform X1, with amino-acid sequence MGCCCSSDYDEDWIENIDICEHCNYPIKPSSKRQRLIHNGSEVQDPLVSYEATSPPCSPLQGKVWPGQGVPVDTPRVGHHPPAPPLVLPDKLVVALYNYEPKHDGDLGLRKGEKLRILEESGEWWKAQSLTTGQEGLIPYNFVAMVNSLEPEPWFFKNISRKDAERQLLASGNTHGSFLIRESETSKGSYSLSVRDFDQNQGETVKHYKIRNMDNGGYYISPRVTFGSLHELVEYYTRSSDGLCTRLGKPCRTQKPQKPWWQDEWEVPRESLKLVEKLGAGQFGEVWMGFYNGHTKVAIKNLKQGSMSPSAFLAEANLMKNLQHPRLVRLYAVVTKEPIYIITEYMEKGSLVDFLKTSEGIKLSINKLLDMAAQIAEGMAFIEAKNYIHRDLRAANILVSDTLGCKIADFGLARLIEDNEYTAREGAKFPIKWTAPEAINYGTFTIKSDVWSFGILLTEIVTYGRIPYPGMTNPEVIQNLERGYRMPQPDNCPQELYELMMQCWKERPEERPTFEYMKSVLEDFFTATEGQYQQQP